In Brassica napus cultivar Da-Ae unplaced genomic scaffold, Da-Ae ScsIHWf_2791;HRSCAF=3565, whole genome shotgun sequence, one DNA window encodes the following:
- the LOC125602285 gene encoding uncharacterized protein LOC125602285: MESKRAIVIPVTLKGPNYLLWSRLAKTAIGGKGLWSHCISDAPNHSKAVATQAEGEASSKPVSEDRWLQEDLTVLSILQSSLDPSILEAYSYCESAKELWSTLKKIYGNLSNLSRVFEIKKAINNMSQEEEEFTTHLGKFRALWSELEMLRPQSFEPDVLNERREQDKVFGLLLTLSPTFSGLIKHLLRSEKLPTLEEVCAQVQKEEGSHGLFGAKEPLTFASHAEGSSQPMKPVYKKGDRRGLSFWVFGRLSGRFKQPQQEMKHRFSKSLGREEEMDGVCSRWIKGALESSYLGESVEDGVSTRRQETKGGEDPITKKEWDEFVKCVYELVARKKQGALAASEKQSDSYTASKPIIIDSGATHHMISDRSLISDVRAATGCVTIANGAQIPVEGMGNLKL; encoded by the exons ATGGAGTCCAAAAGAGCCATTGTCATCCCAGTCACTCTCAAAGGCCCCAACTACCTTCTCTGGTCACGCCTAGCCAAGACAGCCATAGGAGGAAAGGGTTTATGGAGCCATTGCATCTCAGATGCTCCAAACCACTCCAAAGCTGTCGCCACACAAGCTGAAGGTGAAGCAAGTTCCAAACCGGTCTCTGAAGACAGATGGCTACAAGAAGACCTCACTGTCCTCTCCATACTCCAAAGCTCCTTGGATCCATCCATTCTTGAAGCCTACTCCTACTGTGAGAGTGCTAAAGAGCTTTGGAGTACACTTAAGAAGATCTATGGGAACCTGTCCAACCTCAGCCGAGTCTTTGAGATCAAGAAGGCCATCAACAACATgtcccaagaagaagaggagttcaCTACTCATCTAGGAAAGTTCAGAGCCctttggtctgagctagagatgcttagACCTCAATCATTTGAGCCGGATGTGTTgaatgaaagaagggagcaagataaaGTGTTTGGGCTGCTCCTAACTCTCAGTCCCACCTTCAGCGGCCTCATCAAACACCTATTGAGGTCTGAGAAGCTACCTACCCTTGAAGAGGTGTGTGCTCAAGTCCAAAAGGAGGAGGGCTCACACGGATTGTTTGGAGCAAAGGAACCACTTACCTTTGCCTCACACGCTGAAGGAAGCTCTCAGCCCATGAAACCGGTGTACAAGAAGGGGGATAGAAGAGGCCTGAg tTTCTGGGTATTTGGGAGGTTGTCTGGTCGATTCAAGCAACCTCAACAGGAGATGAAGCACAGGTTTAGTAAATCTTTGGGGCGTGAAGAAGAAATGGATGGAGTGTGTTCAAGATGGATAAagggagctttggaaagct cttacttgGGAGAATCAGTAGAAGATGGTGTAAGTACAAGGAGGCAGGAGACCAAAGGAGGAGAGGATCcaatcacaaagaaagaatgggatgagtttgttaaGTGTGTGTATGAACTGGTTGCAAGAAAGAAGCAAGGTGCTCTAGCTGCAAGTGAGAAGCAAAGCGATTCCTACACAGCCTCTAAACCTATCataattgattctggagcaacacatcatatgatcagtgataggagtctGATAAGTGATGTCAGGGCTGCAACAGGGTGTGTTACCATAGCTAATGGCGCTCAGATCCCAGTAGAAGgaatgggaaacctcaagct